In Cupriavidus taiwanensis, the following proteins share a genomic window:
- a CDS encoding transglycosylase SLT domain-containing protein, which translates to MKIGRLLAVVACAALLAACASTPTPPEGADGAATAQTAKRDPLNTLSDKSALSSTSTINVDQGGLDWLRGPSNDIWDRIRRGFAMTDLEGTLVDDRTQWYAQRPEYMERMVGRSSRYLYHIVEELEQRKMPTELALLPFVESAFNPQAQSTAKAAGMWQFIPSTGKFYNLKQNMFRDERRDVLASTDAALDYLARLYDMFGDWHLALAAYNWGEGAVSRAIARNQARGLPTDYASLPMPNETRYYVPKLQAVKNIIANPAAYGVKLPEIPDHPYFVTVTTSRDIDVNLAAKLADMSVEEFKALNPSFNRPVILGASNPQILLPFDNAERFQYNLNTYRGGLSSWAAVTVDSRERVESLAARLNVDADTLREINSIPKGMRLKAGSTVMIPRSGRHDQDISATLADSAMLAMEPDLPDARRVVVRAGRRDTVTSVARRYGVSAGQVQSWNKLSGTKLVAGQSLVLMVPVRGAGAVRAARAERADRAERAERSEQASRKEPAGKGAKVVRVSAKGKGETRQRVVVEASPRRGAKAPAVAKVSAKTTTKASAKSVKAR; encoded by the coding sequence ATGAAAATTGGTCGATTACTGGCGGTGGTCGCGTGCGCCGCGCTGCTTGCAGCGTGCGCCAGCACCCCCACGCCGCCTGAAGGCGCCGACGGTGCCGCGACCGCCCAGACTGCCAAGCGGGACCCGCTCAACACCCTCAGCGACAAGTCCGCGCTCTCTTCCACTTCCACCATCAATGTCGACCAGGGCGGCCTGGACTGGCTGCGCGGCCCGTCCAACGATATCTGGGACCGCATCCGGCGCGGCTTTGCCATGACGGACCTGGAGGGCACGCTGGTCGACGATCGCACCCAGTGGTATGCGCAGCGGCCGGAGTACATGGAACGGATGGTCGGGCGCTCGAGCCGCTACCTCTATCACATCGTCGAGGAGCTGGAGCAGCGCAAGATGCCGACCGAGCTGGCGCTGCTGCCGTTCGTCGAGAGCGCCTTCAACCCGCAGGCGCAGTCCACCGCCAAGGCGGCCGGGATGTGGCAGTTCATTCCGAGCACGGGCAAGTTCTATAACCTGAAGCAGAACATGTTCCGCGACGAGCGCCGCGACGTGCTGGCCTCGACCGACGCCGCGCTCGACTACCTGGCGCGGCTCTACGACATGTTCGGCGACTGGCACCTGGCGCTGGCGGCTTACAACTGGGGCGAGGGCGCGGTGTCGCGCGCGATCGCGCGCAACCAGGCGCGCGGGCTGCCGACCGACTACGCCAGCCTGCCGATGCCCAACGAGACCCGCTACTACGTGCCCAAGCTGCAGGCGGTCAAGAACATCATCGCCAACCCGGCCGCGTACGGCGTCAAGCTGCCCGAGATCCCGGACCATCCGTACTTCGTCACGGTGACCACCTCGCGCGACATCGACGTGAATCTCGCGGCCAAACTGGCGGACATGTCGGTGGAGGAGTTCAAGGCACTGAACCCGTCGTTCAACCGGCCAGTGATCCTGGGCGCGTCGAACCCGCAGATCCTGCTGCCGTTCGATAACGCCGAACGCTTCCAGTACAACCTGAACACCTATCGCGGCGGGCTGTCGAGCTGGGCCGCGGTGACGGTGGACAGCCGCGAGCGCGTCGAGTCACTGGCGGCGCGCCTGAATGTCGACGCCGACACGCTGCGCGAGATCAACAGCATCCCCAAGGGCATGCGCCTGAAGGCGGGCTCGACCGTGATGATCCCGCGCTCGGGCCGGCATGACCAGGACATCAGCGCCACCCTCGCCGACAGCGCCATGCTGGCGATGGAGCCGGACCTGCCCGATGCCCGCCGGGTGGTGGTGCGCGCCGGCCGGCGCGATACCGTGACCTCGGTGGCGCGGCGCTATGGCGTCTCGGCCGGGCAGGTGCAGTCGTGGAACAAGCTGTCCGGCACCAAGCTGGTGGCCGGGCAGAGCCTGGTGCTGATGGTGCCGGTGCGCGGCGCCGGCGCCGTGCGCGCGGCCCGTGCCGAACGCGCGGACCGGGCCGAGCGGGCCGAGCGCAGCGAACAGGCCAGCCGCAAGGAGCCGGCAGGCAAGGGCGCCAAGGTGGTGCGGGTTTCCGCCAAGGGCAAGGGCGAGACGCGCCAGCGCGTGGTGGTCGAGGCCTCGCCGCGACGCGGGGCCAAGGCGCCGGCAGTCGCCAAGGTGTCGGCCAAGACCACCACCAAGGCCAGCGCGAAAAGCGTCAAGGCGCGCTGA
- the gloB gene encoding hydroxyacylglutathione hydrolase codes for MLKVEPIPAFQDNYIWAIHDGHCAAVVDPGEAAPVERFLAQSGLALGAIVITHHHGDHQGGVAELLAAHPRAPSGEPLPVLGPAGERIGGRTRALREGDVATLEAPALTLRVLDVPGHTAGHIAYVADLGEAGPAVFCGDTLFASGCGRLFEGTPAQMLASLDKLAALPGDTRVYCAHEYTRSNVRFARAVEPGNAALEAWEQRVEALRAADQPTLPTTIAHERQVNPFLRSREPAVRAAVSAHGGATAGDAQAFGALRGWKDNFR; via the coding sequence ATGTTGAAGGTTGAGCCGATCCCGGCGTTCCAGGATAACTATATCTGGGCCATCCACGACGGGCACTGCGCCGCCGTGGTCGATCCTGGCGAGGCCGCGCCGGTGGAGCGCTTCCTGGCGCAAAGCGGTCTGGCTCTGGGCGCTATTGTAATCACCCATCACCACGGCGATCACCAGGGCGGCGTGGCCGAGCTGCTGGCGGCGCATCCGCGCGCACCCTCGGGCGAACCGCTTCCCGTGCTGGGGCCGGCGGGCGAGCGTATCGGCGGGCGCACCCGGGCGCTGCGCGAGGGCGACGTGGCGACGCTGGAGGCGCCGGCGCTGACGCTGCGCGTGCTGGACGTGCCCGGCCACACCGCCGGCCATATCGCCTATGTCGCGGACCTCGGCGAAGCCGGCCCGGCGGTGTTCTGCGGCGATACCCTGTTCGCCAGCGGCTGCGGGCGCCTGTTCGAAGGCACGCCGGCGCAGATGCTGGCGTCGCTCGACAAGCTGGCCGCGCTGCCCGGCGACACCCGCGTCTATTGCGCGCACGAATACACGCGCAGCAACGTGCGCTTCGCGCGCGCGGTGGAGCCCGGCAACGCCGCGCTCGAGGCATGGGAGCAGCGCGTCGAGGCGCTGCGCGCCGCGGACCAGCCGACGCTGCCAACCACCATCGCCCACGAGCGCCAGGTCAACCCGTTTCTGCGCTCGCGCGAACCGGCGGTGCGCGCCGCGGTGTCGGCCCATGGGGGCGCCACCGCGGGCGATGCGCAGGCGTTCGGCGCGCTGCGTGGCTGGAAGGACAACTTCCGCTGA
- a CDS encoding methyltransferase domain-containing protein: MSNRPNHPIVSWEDWLASPPGEYMLRWEAQQYDRTVADIFGYHAVQLGLPYIDTLRENRMPFSALALDPSSGPHGPRAAHPDARQLLCRFDELPFDTQSIDLVTLPHILEFAEDPHEVLREVSRVLMPEGRVVVTCFNPMSLWGARQGMNRLGATPFLPTDAQQIGFVRIKDWLKLLGFDIIRGRFGCYCPPYRTDRWLQRAAFMEKAGDRWWPIFGAVYMISAIKRVRNIRLVGPAWKTKPALAPVSAPVATPTGTHGKTPGRER; this comes from the coding sequence ATGTCCAATCGTCCCAATCACCCGATTGTAAGCTGGGAAGACTGGCTGGCCTCGCCGCCCGGCGAGTACATGCTGCGCTGGGAAGCGCAGCAGTACGACCGGACCGTGGCCGACATCTTCGGCTATCACGCGGTCCAGCTGGGACTGCCCTATATCGACACCCTGCGCGAGAACCGGATGCCGTTCTCGGCGCTGGCGCTGGATCCGTCCAGCGGCCCGCACGGGCCCCGTGCCGCACATCCGGACGCGCGCCAGCTGCTGTGCCGCTTCGACGAACTGCCGTTCGACACCCAGAGCATCGACCTGGTCACCCTGCCCCACATCCTGGAATTCGCCGAAGACCCGCATGAAGTGCTTCGCGAAGTCTCGCGGGTGCTGATGCCCGAGGGCCGCGTGGTGGTGACCTGCTTCAACCCGATGAGCCTGTGGGGCGCGCGCCAGGGCATGAACCGGCTCGGCGCCACGCCGTTCCTGCCGACCGACGCCCAGCAGATCGGCTTCGTTCGCATCAAGGACTGGCTCAAGCTGCTCGGCTTCGATATCATCCGCGGCCGCTTCGGCTGCTATTGCCCGCCGTACCGCACCGACCGCTGGCTGCAGCGCGCCGCCTTCATGGAAAAGGCCGGCGACCGCTGGTGGCCGATCTTCGGCGCGGTCTATATGATTTCGGCGATCAAGCGCGTGCGCAATATCCGCCTGGTCGGACCCGCCTGGAAGACCAAGCCGGCGCTGGCGCCGGTGTCGGCACCGGTGGCCACGCCCACCGGCACCCACGGCAAGACCCCGGGCAGGGAACGCTGA
- the rnhA gene encoding ribonuclease HI, with translation MQEVTIYSDGACKGNPGRGGWGAVLVAGTSEKELFGGEPNTTNNRMEMTAVIEALRALKRPCVVRVYTDSQYVQKGISEWLPGWKARGWKTADKKPVKNADLWQALDALAQPHQISWHWVRGHNGHPGNERADALANRGVESIGR, from the coding sequence ATGCAAGAAGTCACGATCTACTCCGACGGCGCCTGCAAGGGCAATCCCGGCCGCGGCGGCTGGGGCGCAGTGCTGGTCGCCGGCACCAGCGAAAAAGAGCTCTTCGGCGGCGAGCCGAACACCACCAACAACCGCATGGAAATGACCGCCGTGATCGAAGCGCTGCGCGCGCTCAAGCGGCCGTGCGTGGTGCGCGTCTATACCGATTCCCAGTACGTGCAGAAAGGCATCAGCGAATGGCTGCCCGGCTGGAAGGCGCGCGGCTGGAAGACCGCCGACAAGAAGCCGGTCAAGAACGCCGACCTGTGGCAGGCGCTGGATGCCCTGGCGCAGCCGCACCAGATCTCCTGGCACTGGGTGCGCGGCCACAACGGCCACCCGGGCAACGAGCGCGCCGACGCGCTGGCCAACCGCGGCGTCGAATCGATCGGCCGCTGA
- the dnaQ gene encoding DNA polymerase III subunit epsilon: MPAMRQIVLDTETTGLNAATGDRLIEIGCVELMNRRLTGRHLHFYVNPERDIDEGAIAVHGITVEFLADKPRFAEVVHDIREFVQDAELIIHNAQFDLGFLDMEFQLLGLPPFRQHVGNVIDTLREARQMFPGKRNSLDALCERLGISNAHRTLHGALLDAELLAEVYLAMTRGQDSLVIDTLDSGSGQGGVVTTADLSRLALPVLRATDEEQQAHLALLKGLDKASSGKTVWQEDPVEAPGTLAA; the protein is encoded by the coding sequence ATGCCCGCCATGCGACAAATCGTTCTCGATACCGAAACCACCGGCCTGAATGCCGCCACCGGCGACCGCCTGATCGAAATCGGCTGCGTCGAGCTGATGAACCGCCGCCTGACGGGACGCCACCTGCACTTCTACGTCAATCCCGAGCGCGATATCGACGAGGGCGCGATCGCGGTCCACGGCATCACGGTCGAGTTCCTGGCCGACAAGCCCCGCTTTGCCGAGGTCGTCCACGATATCCGCGAGTTCGTGCAGGACGCCGAGCTGATCATCCACAACGCGCAGTTCGACCTGGGCTTCCTCGACATGGAATTCCAGTTGCTGGGCCTGCCGCCGTTCCGCCAGCATGTCGGCAACGTGATCGATACCTTGCGCGAAGCGCGGCAGATGTTCCCCGGCAAGCGCAACTCGCTTGATGCGCTGTGCGAGCGCCTCGGCATCAGCAACGCCCACCGCACGCTGCACGGCGCGCTGCTGGACGCCGAACTGCTGGCCGAGGTCTACCTGGCCATGACGCGCGGCCAGGATTCGCTGGTGATCGACACGCTCGACAGCGGCAGCGGCCAGGGCGGCGTGGTCACCACCGCCGACCTGTCGCGGCTGGCCCTGCCGGTGCTGCGCGCCACGGACGAGGAGCAGCAGGCCCATCTGGCCCTGCTGAAGGGATTGGACAAGGCCAGCAGCGGCAAGACGGTATGGCAGGAAGATCCTGTCGAAGCCCCGGGAACGCTGGCCGCATAA
- a CDS encoding sensor domain-containing diguanylate cyclase, with the protein MQHSLKYRMALATAGVVTLIIVLRALYAQYYAYDSLKNLLQAQQDTLVEMVAEQLDEKLQGRAAVLQRLARQFAATPAARPADLRRAAQGLVDIPDTFNAVFLAAPDGELTFSTAVPDGVHLRVNDRDYFRDVMQGQSFAVSDLIQGKQTNSPGVVLAVPMLGPAGELRGVVGGVLNLADSNFLRELSHSRVGTTGSFCLVSSGTNPRYAMHADVSRVLAPARAIDEACGADQPPALLEILTPTQPIVARYLLASNGWEVVAVLPAAEAYAPLITARQRTLVMGAITMVIAAALMWLVMWRLLAPLQRLHRAVRQLGTDPKAVADLPVGRADEIGELASSFAEVVARLSEREAALQAAKDRAAASEKRIEAIANHVPDFISFIDMQQRYVFVNEAYARRYGLPAQQIVGLSLRELWGTQEYMACQAYLQQAGTGQAVTFTRESADGTECIEITCQPAWNDAQDTVVGLHMFGRNVTHEREKLRSLEAQTVSDYLTGLLNRKGFDRRLAEAMARAGASACPLALLLVDLDDFKAVNDNHGHPIGDQLLVAFAQRLRACVRKGDAVARIGGDEFAVILDGIADRQAMASVANTIVQAARIPFVIDGHTLAASASVGAALRDARHAMTVSELFLHADMALYQAKRHGKARYAAQAADTAEPSDLASQAG; encoded by the coding sequence ATGCAGCACTCTTTGAAGTATCGGATGGCGTTGGCCACGGCGGGGGTGGTGACGCTGATCATCGTGCTGCGCGCGCTCTACGCCCAGTATTACGCCTATGACAGCCTGAAAAACCTGCTGCAGGCGCAGCAGGACACGCTGGTCGAGATGGTCGCCGAGCAGCTCGATGAAAAGCTGCAGGGCCGCGCCGCCGTGCTGCAGCGGCTGGCGCGCCAGTTTGCCGCCACGCCCGCAGCCAGGCCGGCAGACTTGCGCCGGGCGGCGCAGGGCCTGGTGGACATTCCCGACACCTTCAACGCCGTTTTCCTGGCCGCGCCGGACGGTGAACTCACGTTCAGCACCGCCGTGCCGGATGGCGTGCACCTGCGCGTCAACGACCGCGATTATTTCCGCGACGTGATGCAGGGCCAGTCGTTCGCGGTGTCGGACCTGATCCAGGGCAAGCAGACCAACTCACCGGGCGTGGTGCTGGCGGTGCCGATGCTGGGGCCCGCCGGCGAACTGCGCGGCGTGGTCGGCGGCGTGCTGAACCTGGCGGACAGCAACTTCCTGCGCGAGCTGTCGCACAGCCGGGTCGGCACCACCGGCAGCTTCTGCCTTGTGTCTTCCGGCACCAACCCGCGCTATGCAATGCATGCCGACGTGTCGCGCGTGCTGGCGCCGGCGCGCGCCATCGACGAGGCCTGCGGCGCCGACCAGCCGCCGGCGTTGCTGGAGATCCTGACGCCGACCCAGCCGATCGTCGCGCGCTACCTGCTGGCTTCCAACGGCTGGGAGGTGGTCGCGGTGCTGCCCGCGGCCGAAGCCTATGCGCCGCTGATCACGGCGCGCCAGCGGACGCTGGTGATGGGGGCGATCACCATGGTGATCGCGGCAGCGCTGATGTGGCTTGTGATGTGGCGGCTGCTGGCGCCGCTGCAGCGGCTGCACCGCGCGGTGCGCCAGCTCGGCACCGACCCGAAGGCCGTGGCGGACCTGCCGGTCGGCCGTGCCGACGAGATCGGCGAGCTGGCGTCGAGCTTCGCCGAGGTCGTGGCCCGGCTGTCGGAGCGCGAGGCCGCGCTGCAGGCCGCCAAGGACCGCGCCGCCGCCAGCGAGAAGCGCATCGAGGCGATTGCCAACCATGTGCCGGACTTTATCTCCTTCATCGACATGCAGCAGCGCTATGTCTTCGTCAACGAGGCGTATGCACGTCGCTACGGCTTGCCGGCGCAGCAGATCGTGGGCCTGTCGCTGCGCGAGTTGTGGGGCACGCAGGAATACATGGCCTGCCAGGCCTACCTGCAGCAAGCCGGCACCGGCCAGGCCGTGACCTTTACCCGCGAAAGCGCGGACGGCACCGAGTGCATCGAAATCACCTGCCAGCCCGCGTGGAACGATGCCCAGGACACCGTGGTCGGCCTGCATATGTTCGGGCGCAACGTCACCCACGAGCGCGAAAAGCTGCGCAGCCTGGAAGCGCAGACCGTCTCCGACTACCTGACCGGCCTGCTCAACCGCAAGGGCTTCGACCGGCGCCTGGCCGAAGCCATGGCGCGCGCCGGCGCCAGCGCGTGCCCGCTGGCGCTGCTGCTGGTGGACCTGGACGACTTCAAGGCGGTCAACGACAACCACGGCCACCCCATCGGCGACCAGTTGCTGGTGGCATTCGCGCAGCGGCTGCGCGCCTGTGTGCGCAAGGGCGATGCGGTAGCGCGCATCGGCGGCGACGAATTCGCGGTGATTCTTGACGGCATTGCCGACCGCCAGGCCATGGCCTCGGTGGCCAACACCATCGTGCAGGCAGCGCGCATACCCTTCGTGATCGATGGCCATACGCTGGCGGCGTCGGCCAGCGTCGGCGCGGCCCTGCGCGATGCGCGGCACGCCATGACCGTGAGCGAACTGTTCCTGCACGCCGACATGGCGCTGTATCAAGCCAAGCGGCATGGCAAGGCGCGCTATGCCGCGCAGGCGGCCGATACGGCAGAGCCGTCCGACCTGGCATCGCAAGCAGGGTAG
- a CDS encoding ABC transporter substrate-binding protein, whose protein sequence is MKVHVTLGMSALACAAALACGAAWAGEAEAKKWIDNEFQPSSLSKDKQAAEMKWFIDAAARLKAKGVTQINVVSETITTHEYESKTLAKAFEEITGIKVNHDLIQEGDVVEKLQTSMQSGKSIYDGWISDSDLIGTHYRYGSILPLTDYMNGAGKEWTNPGLDVKDFIGTKFTTAPDGKLYQLPDQQFANLYWFRADWFARKDLQDKFKAKYGYDLGVPTNWSAYEDIANFFTNDVKEIDGKKVYGHMDYGKKDPSLGWRFTDAWLSMAGTADKGLPNGMPVDEWGIRVAEDKCTPVGASVARGGATNSPAAVYALTKYIDWMKKYAPPQAMGMTFSEAGPVPAQGQVAQQIFWYTAFTADMTKKGLPVVNADGSPKWRMAPSPYGPYWKQGMQNGYQDVGSWTFFKNTDPNKLAGAWLYAQFVTSKTVSLKKSLTGLTFIRDSDIHHDYLTKNAAKYGGLVEFYRSPARVAWTPTGTNVPDYPKLAQLWWKNVATAVTGEKTPQAAMDTLADEMDQVMARLQRAGMSHCAPKLNAKGDPGKWLSNDHAPWKKLANEKPKGETIPYDKLLQAWKEGQVR, encoded by the coding sequence ATGAAAGTGCACGTGACGTTGGGGATGTCAGCCCTTGCCTGCGCGGCCGCGCTGGCTTGCGGCGCCGCCTGGGCGGGCGAAGCGGAAGCGAAGAAGTGGATCGACAACGAATTCCAGCCCTCGTCGCTGTCCAAGGACAAGCAGGCTGCGGAGATGAAGTGGTTCATCGATGCCGCCGCCAGGCTCAAGGCCAAGGGTGTCACGCAGATCAACGTGGTGTCGGAGACCATCACCACGCACGAGTACGAATCCAAGACCCTGGCCAAGGCGTTCGAGGAGATCACCGGCATCAAGGTCAACCATGACCTGATCCAGGAAGGCGACGTGGTGGAGAAACTGCAGACCTCGATGCAGTCAGGCAAGTCGATCTATGATGGCTGGATCTCCGACTCCGACCTGATCGGCACGCACTACCGCTATGGCTCGATCCTGCCGCTGACCGACTACATGAACGGCGCCGGCAAGGAATGGACCAACCCCGGGCTGGATGTGAAGGACTTCATCGGCACCAAGTTCACCACCGCGCCGGATGGCAAGCTGTACCAGTTGCCTGACCAGCAGTTCGCCAACCTGTACTGGTTCCGCGCCGACTGGTTCGCGCGCAAGGACCTGCAGGACAAGTTCAAGGCCAAGTACGGCTACGACCTGGGCGTGCCGACCAACTGGTCCGCCTATGAGGACATCGCCAATTTCTTCACCAACGACGTGAAGGAGATCGACGGCAAGAAGGTCTACGGCCACATGGACTACGGCAAGAAGGACCCCTCGCTGGGCTGGCGCTTCACCGACGCCTGGCTGTCGATGGCCGGCACCGCCGACAAGGGCCTGCCCAACGGCATGCCGGTGGACGAGTGGGGCATCCGCGTGGCCGAGGACAAATGCACGCCGGTCGGCGCCTCGGTGGCGCGTGGTGGCGCCACCAACAGTCCGGCGGCGGTCTACGCGCTGACCAAGTACATCGACTGGATGAAGAAGTACGCCCCGCCGCAGGCGATGGGCATGACCTTCTCCGAGGCCGGCCCCGTGCCCGCGCAAGGGCAGGTGGCGCAGCAGATCTTCTGGTACACGGCCTTTACCGCCGACATGACCAAGAAGGGCCTGCCGGTCGTCAATGCCGACGGCTCGCCCAAGTGGCGCATGGCGCCGTCGCCGTATGGGCCGTACTGGAAGCAGGGCATGCAGAATGGCTACCAGGACGTGGGCTCGTGGACCTTCTTCAAGAACACCGATCCCAACAAGCTGGCCGGCGCGTGGCTGTACGCGCAGTTCGTGACCTCGAAGACGGTATCGCTGAAGAAGTCGCTGACCGGGCTTACCTTTATCCGCGACAGCGACATCCATCACGACTACCTGACCAAGAACGCGGCCAAGTATGGCGGCCTGGTCGAGTTCTACCGCAGCCCCGCGCGCGTGGCGTGGACCCCGACCGGCACCAACGTGCCGGACTACCCGAAGCTGGCCCAGCTGTGGTGGAAGAACGTGGCCACCGCGGTGACCGGCGAGAAGACGCCGCAAGCCGCGATGGACACGCTCGCCGATGAGATGGACCAGGTCATGGCGCGGCTGCAGCGCGCCGGCATGAGCCACTGCGCGCCCAAGCTGAATGCGAAGGGCGATCCGGGCAAGTGGCTGTCGAACGACCACGCGCCGTGGAAGAAGCTCGCCAACGAGAAGCCCAAGGGCGAGACCATCCCTTACGACAAGCTGCTGCAGGCGTGGAAGGAAGGGCAGGTGCGCTGA
- a CDS encoding DUF2160 domain-containing protein, which translates to MLSWMVWTTPVAVFFGCIVVMLIGMTILEIRSPSVLRKGFLPIATTRGDRLFIGLMCAAWINLAWVGLGEKVAAWLALPEEPSVWISFVASMLVLALILRKG; encoded by the coding sequence ATGCTGAGCTGGATGGTATGGACCACACCGGTGGCGGTGTTCTTTGGCTGCATCGTGGTGATGCTGATCGGCATGACGATCCTGGAAATCCGCTCGCCGTCGGTGCTGCGCAAGGGCTTCCTGCCGATCGCCACCACCCGCGGCGACCGGCTCTTCATCGGGCTGATGTGCGCGGCGTGGATCAACCTGGCGTGGGTCGGGCTGGGCGAAAAGGTCGCCGCCTGGCTGGCGCTGCCGGAAGAGCCCTCGGTGTGGATCAGCTTCGTGGCGTCGATGCTGGTGCTGGCGCTGATCCTGCGCAAGGGCTAG
- a CDS encoding carbohydrate ABC transporter permease: MAEISSAVPAVIPTAIPAQANRAAWWRAGFLLAYLVFAIVPIYWMVNMSFKTNEEIVSTLSLWPGQFTLEHYKTIFTDPSWYSGYLNSMIYVAMNTVISIGVALPAAYAFSRYQFIGDKHVFFWLLTNRMTPPAVFLLPFFQLYSSIGLMDTHLGVALAHLVFNVPLAVWILEGFMSGVPREIDETAYVDGYSFPRFFLTIFLPLIKAGVGVAAFFCFMFSWVELLLARTLTSVNAKPIVATMTRTVSASGMDWGVLAAAGVLTIVPGGIVIWFVRHYIAKGFAMGRV; the protein is encoded by the coding sequence ATGGCTGAGATCTCTTCGGCAGTGCCCGCGGTGATCCCCACCGCGATCCCGGCGCAGGCCAACCGCGCCGCCTGGTGGCGCGCCGGCTTCCTGCTGGCCTACCTGGTGTTCGCGATCGTGCCGATCTACTGGATGGTCAACATGTCGTTCAAGACCAACGAGGAGATCGTCTCGACGCTGTCGCTGTGGCCGGGCCAGTTCACGCTCGAGCACTACAAGACCATCTTCACCGATCCGTCCTGGTATTCGGGCTACCTCAACTCGATGATCTACGTGGCGATGAACACCGTGATCTCGATCGGCGTGGCGCTGCCGGCCGCCTACGCCTTTTCGCGCTACCAGTTCATCGGCGACAAGCACGTGTTCTTCTGGCTGCTGACCAACCGCATGACGCCGCCGGCGGTGTTCCTGCTGCCGTTCTTCCAGCTCTACAGCAGCATCGGGCTGATGGATACCCACCTGGGCGTGGCGCTGGCGCACCTGGTCTTCAACGTGCCGCTGGCGGTGTGGATCCTGGAGGGCTTCATGTCCGGCGTGCCGCGCGAGATCGACGAGACCGCCTATGTCGACGGCTACTCGTTTCCGCGCTTTTTCCTGACTATCTTCCTGCCGCTGATCAAGGCCGGGGTGGGCGTGGCCGCGTTCTTCTGCTTCATGTTCAGCTGGGTCGAGCTGCTGCTGGCGCGCACGCTGACCTCGGTCAACGCCAAGCCCATCGTCGCCACCATGACGCGCACGGTGTCGGCATCGGGCATGGACTGGGGCGTGCTGGCCGCGGCCGGGGTGCTGACCATCGTACCCGGCGGCATCGTGATCTGGTTCGTGCGGCACTACATCGCGAAGGGCTTCGCGATGGGCCGCGTTTAA
- a CDS encoding carbohydrate ABC transporter permease, with protein MKPVNQKAWLLVLPVVVCVAFSAILPLMTIVNYSVQDIISPERRVFVGTEWFRTVLRDGELHDALLRQLGFSLAVLLVEIPLGILLALSMPARGWKASAVLVIIALSLLIPWNVVGTIWQIFGRTDIGLLGAALEGLGFDYNYTGSAFDAWITVLVMDVWHWTPLVALLCYAGLRAIPDAYYQAAQIDGASRLAVFRFIQLPKLRGVLMIAVLLRFMDSFMIYTEPFVLTGGGPGNATTFLSQYLTQKAVGQFDLGPAAAFSIVYFLIILLMCFILYNWMQRAGTAGSEDMPHG; from the coding sequence ATGAAACCAGTCAACCAGAAGGCCTGGCTGCTGGTGCTGCCGGTGGTGGTGTGCGTGGCGTTTTCCGCCATCCTGCCGCTGATGACCATCGTCAACTACTCGGTGCAGGACATCATCTCGCCCGAGCGGCGCGTGTTCGTCGGCACCGAATGGTTCCGCACGGTGCTGCGCGACGGCGAGCTGCACGACGCGCTGCTGCGCCAGCTCGGCTTCTCGCTGGCGGTGCTGCTGGTGGAGATTCCGCTGGGCATCCTGCTGGCGTTGTCGATGCCGGCCCGGGGCTGGAAGGCGTCGGCGGTGCTGGTGATCATCGCGCTGTCGCTGCTGATTCCCTGGAACGTGGTCGGCACCATCTGGCAGATCTTTGGCCGCACCGACATCGGCCTGCTGGGCGCGGCGCTGGAGGGGCTCGGCTTCGACTACAACTACACCGGCAGCGCCTTCGATGCCTGGATCACCGTGCTGGTGATGGACGTCTGGCACTGGACGCCGCTGGTGGCGCTGCTGTGCTATGCCGGCCTGCGCGCGATCCCCGACGCCTACTACCAGGCCGCGCAGATCGACGGCGCCTCGCGCCTGGCGGTGTTCCGCTTTATCCAGCTGCCCAAGCTGCGCGGCGTGCTGATGATCGCGGTGCTGCTGCGCTTCATGGACAGCTTCATGATCTACACCGAGCCGTTCGTGCTGACCGGCGGCGGGCCGGGCAACGCCACCACGTTCCTGTCGCAATACCTGACCCAGAAGGCCGTTGGCCAGTTCGACCTGGGTCCCGCGGCGGCATTTTCCATCGTCTACTTCCTGATCATCCTGCTCATGTGTTTCATCCTCTACAACTGGATGCAGCGCGCGGGCACCGCCGGCAGCGAGGACATGCCCCATGGCTGA